A genomic region of Rhodococcus pyridinivorans contains the following coding sequences:
- a CDS encoding M20/M25/M40 family metallo-hydrolase, translating to MAIDTSAHQPSRAEEEVVDLVSRLIRFDTSNTGEPTTTRGERECAEWVASVLEEVGYETTYVESGAPGRGNVFARLPGSDPSRGALMLHGHLDVVPAEAADWSVHPFSGAVENGYVWGRGAVDMKDMVGMMIAVARYFKVENIVPPRDLVFAFVADEEAGGKFGSQWLVEHRPELFEGVTEAVGEVGGFSLTVPRPDGTERRLYMVETAEKGMRWMRLTATGVAGHGSFLHEDNAVTVLSRAVARLGSHTFPLVVNDSVAEFLSAVSEETGLDFDPASPDLEGALAKLGSIARIVGATLRDTANPTMLDAGYKANVIPRTAHAVVDCRILPGRLAEFERTVDELIGPNVTREWITGLEPYETTFDGDLVDAMNAAILAHDPIGRTVPYMLSAGTDAKAFAKLGIRCFGFAPLQLPPDLDFAALFHGVDERVPVEALRFGTRVMEHFLMHA from the coding sequence ATGGCCATTGACACGAGCGCCCACCAGCCGTCCCGGGCGGAGGAGGAGGTCGTCGACCTCGTCTCCCGCCTCATCCGGTTCGACACCTCGAACACCGGCGAACCCACCACTACCCGCGGCGAACGCGAATGCGCCGAGTGGGTGGCCTCCGTGCTCGAGGAGGTCGGCTACGAGACGACCTACGTCGAATCCGGAGCGCCGGGCCGCGGCAACGTCTTCGCGCGGCTGCCCGGCTCCGACCCGAGCCGCGGTGCCCTCATGCTCCACGGCCACCTCGACGTTGTGCCGGCCGAGGCCGCGGACTGGAGCGTGCACCCGTTCTCCGGGGCCGTCGAGAACGGTTACGTGTGGGGACGCGGCGCGGTCGACATGAAGGACATGGTCGGCATGATGATCGCCGTCGCCCGCTACTTCAAGGTCGAGAACATCGTGCCCCCGCGCGATCTGGTGTTCGCGTTCGTCGCCGACGAGGAGGCCGGAGGCAAGTTCGGTTCGCAGTGGCTGGTCGAGCACCGACCCGAGCTGTTCGAGGGCGTGACCGAGGCCGTGGGGGAGGTCGGCGGGTTCTCCCTGACCGTGCCGCGTCCCGACGGCACCGAACGTCGCCTGTACATGGTCGAGACGGCCGAGAAGGGCATGCGCTGGATGCGCCTGACCGCCACGGGTGTCGCCGGGCACGGCTCCTTCCTGCACGAGGACAACGCCGTCACCGTCCTCTCCCGCGCGGTGGCCCGGCTCGGATCCCACACGTTCCCTCTGGTCGTCAACGATTCCGTGGCCGAGTTCCTCTCCGCCGTGAGCGAGGAGACCGGGCTGGACTTCGACCCGGCCTCGCCCGATCTCGAGGGGGCGCTCGCCAAGCTCGGGTCGATCGCCCGCATCGTGGGCGCGACCCTGCGCGACACCGCGAACCCCACGATGCTCGACGCCGGGTACAAGGCCAACGTCATCCCGCGCACCGCGCACGCCGTCGTCGACTGCCGTATCCTGCCGGGCCGGCTCGCCGAGTTCGAACGCACTGTCGACGAGCTGATCGGGCCCAATGTCACCAGGGAGTGGATCACCGGTCTCGAGCCGTACGAGACCACCTTCGACGGCGACCTCGTCGACGCGATGAACGCGGCGATCCTCGCGCACGACCCGATCGGCCGGACCGTGCCGTACATGCTCTCGGCCGGCACCGACGCCAAGGCGTTCGCCAAGCTCGGCATCCGCTGCTTCGGTTTCGCGCCGCTGCAGTTGCCGCCCGATCTGGACTTCGCCGCGCTGTTCCACGGTGTCGACGAGCGTGTCCCCGTCGAGGCACTGCGCTTCGGCACCCGGGTCATGGAACACTTCCTCATGCACGCCTAG
- a CDS encoding PLDc N-terminal domain-containing protein, translating into MSPSSPLSKKKFAELSRPQQVLVVLLAVVQLSLAVAAWADLARRPADKINGSKLRWALTIAVNFFGPIRYFRKGRRD; encoded by the coding sequence ATGAGCCCGAGCTCCCCCTTGTCCAAGAAGAAGTTCGCCGAACTGAGCCGCCCCCAGCAGGTGCTGGTGGTCCTGCTCGCGGTGGTGCAGTTGTCGCTCGCCGTCGCGGCCTGGGCCGATCTGGCGAGGCGACCGGCCGACAAGATCAACGGCAGCAAGCTGCGCTGGGCGCTGACCATCGCGGTGAACTTCTTCGGCCCGATCCGGTACTTCCGCAAGGGCCGCCGGGACTGA
- a CDS encoding SDR family oxidoreductase gives MNPHSDTTAEPATDGFTRIDPDDLATCLRVLDQAAGLDAEHPDAIAVQRAVGHMFKKFKRLRRNEARKQRVDADRQVLSATATASPTRIDDETAGLPLASSTRGASAGTLLRPRHCYICKDKYTRVDAFYHQLCPTCAEENHAKRDARTDLRGRRALLTGGRAKIGMYIALRLLRDGAHTTVTTRFPNDAIRRFTAMEDSGDWLHRLRIVGIDLRDPAQVVALADDVAAQGPLDILINNAAQTVRRSPGAYSALAEAEADPLPAGPRPEVLTFGKPSDAHPAALAGSLPAELSAHSLTSLALVAGSATPERVAAGVAVDAGGLLPDLVHTNSWVQTVGEVEPLELLEVQLCNSVAPFILVNRLRPALAASPARRKYVVNVSAMEGQFGGRRYKGAGHPHTNMAKAALNMLTRTSAEEMLTDGILMTAVDTGWITDERPHHTKMRLAEEGFHAPLDLVDGAARVYDPIVQGEAGTDLYGCFLKDFRPAPW, from the coding sequence ATGAACCCCCACAGCGACACCACCGCCGAACCCGCCACCGACGGCTTCACCCGCATCGACCCCGACGATCTGGCCACCTGTCTGCGGGTGCTCGACCAGGCAGCGGGTCTCGACGCCGAACATCCCGACGCGATCGCCGTGCAGCGGGCCGTGGGGCACATGTTCAAGAAGTTCAAGCGGCTGCGCCGCAACGAGGCCCGCAAGCAGCGCGTCGACGCCGACCGTCAGGTGCTGTCCGCGACCGCCACCGCCTCCCCCACCCGCATCGACGACGAGACCGCCGGACTCCCGCTGGCGTCGTCGACTCGCGGTGCAAGCGCGGGAACGCTGCTGCGTCCGCGGCACTGCTACATCTGCAAGGACAAGTACACCCGCGTCGACGCCTTCTATCACCAGTTGTGCCCGACGTGCGCCGAGGAGAACCACGCAAAACGCGACGCGCGCACCGATCTGCGGGGCCGTCGCGCCCTGCTCACCGGCGGTCGCGCCAAGATCGGCATGTACATCGCATTGCGGTTGCTGCGCGACGGCGCGCACACCACCGTCACCACGCGGTTCCCCAACGACGCGATCCGCCGCTTCACCGCGATGGAGGACAGCGGCGACTGGCTGCACCGGCTGCGCATCGTCGGCATCGACCTGCGTGATCCCGCCCAGGTGGTCGCCCTCGCCGACGATGTGGCCGCGCAGGGTCCGCTGGACATCCTCATCAACAACGCCGCGCAGACGGTGCGCCGCTCCCCCGGTGCCTACTCGGCGCTGGCCGAGGCGGAGGCCGATCCGCTGCCCGCCGGTCCGCGCCCCGAGGTCCTGACCTTCGGCAAGCCCTCGGACGCCCATCCGGCTGCTCTGGCCGGGTCGCTGCCGGCCGAGTTGTCGGCGCACTCGTTGACCTCGCTGGCACTGGTGGCCGGATCGGCGACACCCGAGCGGGTCGCGGCCGGCGTCGCCGTCGACGCCGGTGGCCTGCTGCCGGATCTCGTGCACACCAACAGCTGGGTCCAGACCGTCGGCGAGGTCGAGCCGCTGGAACTGCTCGAGGTGCAGCTGTGCAACTCGGTGGCGCCGTTCATCCTCGTCAACCGTCTGCGTCCGGCGCTCGCCGCGTCCCCGGCCCGCCGCAAGTACGTCGTGAACGTCTCCGCGATGGAAGGGCAGTTCGGGGGTCGCCGCTACAAGGGCGCCGGGCATCCGCACACCAACATGGCCAAGGCCGCGCTGAACATGCTCACCCGCACCAGCGCCGAGGAGATGCTCACCGACGGCATCCTCATGACCGCCGTCGACACCGGGTGGATCACCGACGAACGGCCGCACCACACCAAGATGCGGCTGGCCGAGGAGGGATTCCACGCCCCGCTCGATCTCGTGGACGGTGCCGCCCGTGTCTACGACCCGATCGTCCAGGGCGAGGCCGGCACGGACCTGTACGGATGCTTCCTCAAGGACTTCCGCCCGGCACCCTGGTGA
- a CDS encoding universal stress protein: MTVAVVHADTPEGRIALQAAVREAADRQQSLVVLHPLDEPDEVEGVRAQVSEVAGTDGWELLSAVHDGDPVGTTVELLARSGAERVVIGSRGRTATGKFLVERAVQRLITESSVPVLVIKAG, encoded by the coding sequence ATGACTGTCGCTGTCGTTCACGCCGATACCCCCGAAGGCCGGATCGCTCTGCAGGCCGCGGTGCGGGAGGCCGCCGACCGGCAGCAGTCGCTGGTGGTGCTCCACCCGCTCGACGAACCCGACGAGGTGGAAGGCGTGCGGGCACAGGTGAGCGAGGTGGCCGGTACCGACGGCTGGGAGTTGCTCTCGGCCGTCCACGACGGCGATCCGGTCGGCACGACCGTCGAACTGCTTGCGCGCAGCGGCGCCGAACGCGTGGTCATCGGCAGCCGCGGGCGCACCGCGACCGGCAAGTTCCTCGTCGAGCGGGCGGTGCAGCGGCTGATCACCGAGTCGTCGGTGCCGGTGCTCGTCATCAAGGCCGGCTGA
- a CDS encoding DUF2784 domain-containing protein, with product MAFRVVADLTAFVHLLFVLYVAFGGFLAWRWPRTIVAHVVAVVWGAASVAVGFDCPLTAVENWARREAGQEGLPPSGFIDHYLTGVIYPESALGAVRALAALAVLISWVVLWRRIRVTKVAPETYS from the coding sequence ATGGCGTTCCGGGTGGTCGCCGACCTCACGGCCTTCGTGCATCTGCTCTTCGTGCTCTACGTCGCGTTCGGTGGTTTCCTCGCGTGGCGGTGGCCCCGCACGATCGTCGCGCACGTCGTCGCAGTGGTGTGGGGAGCGGCCTCGGTGGCCGTGGGGTTCGACTGCCCGCTGACCGCGGTGGAGAACTGGGCACGCCGCGAGGCCGGCCAGGAAGGTCTGCCGCCGAGCGGATTCATCGATCACTACCTCACCGGGGTGATCTACCCGGAGTCCGCGCTCGGCGCGGTCCGCGCCCTCGCCGCGCTCGCCGTACTCATCTCGTGGGTGGTGCTGTGGCGCCGGATCCGTGTGACGAAGGTCGCCCCCGAGACTTACTCCTGA
- a CDS encoding saccharopine dehydrogenase family protein, protein MTVSRDLDIVIYGATGFVGRLTAAYLAENLPDGVAVGLAGRSRTKLEKLAADLGTDWRLIEANADDPASLTALAESTRVVITTVGPYATYGLPLVQACAEAGTDYVDLTGEVLFHRESIDRFDDVARRTGARIVHSCGFDSVPSDLGVHALYRAAEADGNLPLTDTTFVLGSFRGGVSGGTIDSLRQQLDAVRKDAAARKIAARPYSLSPDRAREPDLGRQNDFAFVDGKSVAPEISGRLAPFVMASYNTRIVRRSNALRDWAYGRRFRYREVMSVGSSPLSPVLAGLVGLGTGALAAGLSFPPTRFVLDKLLPAPGEGPSEETRENGYFTVDLYASTESGARYTARFSAQGDPGYKATAVMLGESALSLALGGAALHAGGGVLTPAVAFGDVLTERLRTAGFEISARRLG, encoded by the coding sequence ATGACTGTCTCCCGGGATCTCGACATCGTTATCTACGGCGCCACCGGCTTCGTCGGGCGCCTCACCGCCGCCTATCTCGCCGAGAACCTCCCCGACGGCGTCGCCGTCGGACTCGCAGGACGTTCACGCACCAAACTCGAGAAGCTCGCCGCCGACCTCGGAACCGACTGGCGGCTGATCGAGGCGAACGCCGACGATCCCGCCTCGCTGACCGCGCTCGCCGAGTCCACCCGCGTGGTGATCACGACCGTCGGTCCCTACGCCACGTACGGGCTGCCGCTCGTGCAGGCGTGCGCCGAGGCCGGCACCGACTACGTCGACCTCACCGGCGAGGTGCTCTTCCACCGCGAGAGCATCGACCGCTTCGACGACGTGGCCCGGCGCACCGGCGCCCGCATAGTCCACTCGTGCGGTTTCGACTCCGTCCCGTCCGACCTCGGCGTCCATGCGCTCTACCGCGCCGCGGAGGCCGACGGCAACCTGCCGCTCACCGACACGACCTTCGTGCTCGGCTCCTTCCGCGGCGGGGTGAGCGGCGGAACCATCGATTCGCTCCGGCAACAGCTCGACGCGGTCCGCAAGGATGCCGCCGCACGGAAGATCGCCGCGCGCCCGTACTCGCTGTCCCCCGATCGGGCTCGGGAACCCGATCTCGGTCGCCAGAACGACTTCGCGTTCGTCGACGGCAAATCCGTGGCGCCGGAGATTTCGGGGCGGCTCGCACCGTTCGTGATGGCCTCCTACAACACCCGCATCGTGCGACGCAGCAACGCGTTGCGCGACTGGGCCTACGGACGCCGGTTCCGCTACCGGGAGGTGATGAGTGTCGGCTCCTCACCGCTCTCCCCCGTCCTCGCCGGGCTCGTCGGACTCGGCACGGGAGCCCTCGCCGCCGGCCTGTCGTTCCCGCCCACGCGGTTCGTCCTCGACAAGCTCCTGCCCGCGCCCGGCGAGGGACCGTCGGAGGAGACCCGCGAGAACGGTTACTTCACGGTGGATCTGTACGCTTCGACCGAATCGGGAGCTCGCTACACCGCGCGGTTCTCCGCGCAGGGCGACCCAGGTTACAAGGCCACGGCCGTGATGCTCGGCGAGTCCGCCCTCTCGCTCGCCCTCGGCGGCGCGGCCCTGCACGCCGGTGGCGGTGTCCTCACCCCCGCGGTGGCCTTCGGGGACGTGCTGACCGAACGGCTCCGCACGGCCGGTTTCGAGATCTCCGCGCGCCGCCTCGGCTGA
- a CDS encoding sulfite exporter TauE/SafE family protein: MFNLLIFTLVGVGAQLVDGALGMAFGVTATTLLLFSGVGPAHASAAVHLAEVGTTLVSGASHWRFRNIDWKVVLRLGVPGAIGAFLGATVLSGLSTEAAEPVTAGILLAIGVYVALRFSVRPPAVAHARTSPHTAKFLSPLGFFGGFIDASGGGGWGPITTSTLLSRGKTAPRTVIGSVSASEFLVAVAASVGFLFGLGHDSLGNLVIVAGLALGGALAAPVAAWLVSRVPATLLGTGVGGVIVLTNAHKLAKTVDLSGAALAVLYLAIVAAWLTLLIVSWKRSRLTPAEKSGSLEPLAQPTPAALLEGTDATPLSGARPEPREVPGHNEARLNSTTSPRTPDGA, encoded by the coding sequence ATGTTCAATCTGCTCATCTTCACGCTCGTCGGTGTCGGCGCACAGCTCGTCGACGGCGCACTCGGCATGGCCTTCGGTGTCACCGCGACCACCCTGCTGCTGTTCAGCGGTGTCGGTCCGGCGCACGCGAGCGCCGCCGTGCACCTCGCCGAGGTCGGAACCACCCTCGTCTCCGGTGCCTCGCACTGGCGGTTCCGCAACATCGACTGGAAGGTCGTGCTGCGACTCGGTGTTCCCGGTGCCATCGGCGCCTTCCTCGGCGCGACCGTGCTGTCGGGACTGTCCACCGAGGCCGCCGAACCGGTGACCGCCGGAATCCTGCTGGCCATCGGCGTATACGTCGCGTTGCGCTTCTCGGTACGACCCCCTGCGGTCGCCCACGCCCGCACCTCCCCGCACACCGCGAAATTCCTGTCTCCTCTGGGCTTCTTCGGCGGCTTCATCGACGCGAGCGGCGGTGGCGGCTGGGGACCGATCACCACCAGCACCCTGCTCTCCCGCGGTAAGACGGCACCGCGCACCGTGATCGGTTCGGTGAGCGCGTCGGAGTTCCTCGTCGCGGTCGCGGCGAGCGTCGGCTTCCTGTTCGGGCTCGGCCACGACTCCCTCGGCAATCTCGTGATCGTCGCCGGTCTCGCGCTCGGCGGTGCCCTCGCGGCGCCGGTCGCGGCCTGGCTGGTCAGCCGCGTCCCTGCGACGCTGCTCGGTACCGGCGTCGGCGGTGTCATCGTGCTGACCAACGCGCACAAGCTCGCCAAGACTGTCGACCTCTCCGGCGCGGCGCTGGCGGTGCTCTACCTCGCCATCGTCGCTGCGTGGCTCACGCTGCTGATCGTGTCCTGGAAGCGTTCGCGCCTCACCCCCGCGGAGAAGAGCGGTTCGCTCGAACCGCTGGCGCAGCCGACGCCGGCGGCACTGCTCGAAGGTACCGACGCGACGCCTCTCTCCGGGGCCCGTCCGGAGCCTCGGGAGGTGCCCGGACACAACGAAGCTCGCCTGAATTCCACCACGTCACCACGGACTCCCGACGGGGCCTGA
- the meaB gene encoding methylmalonyl Co-A mutase-associated GTPase MeaB, whose protein sequence is MSDSSVGAAQTRRRQIDVDALAEAVLANERAGLARAITLVESTRDDHRERAQQLLLRLLPNAGNAIRVGITGVPGVGKSTFIDALGMHLLEQGHRVAVLAVDPSSTRTGGSILGDKTRMARLAVQRDAYIRPSPSAGTLGGVAKATRETMVLLEAAGFDVILVETVGVGQSEVTVANMVDTFCFLTLARTGDQLQGIKKGVLELADLVAVNKADGEFERDARVAARELAGAMRMVHPHDAIWKPPVITMSGMTGNGLDTFWDTVLEHKKVLTEAGMFDENRRRQQVDWTWTMVHDQLLRRLETSPRVRAIRKDVEAGVRDGSLTAALAAQRLLDAFDGVHDPGTSDEDS, encoded by the coding sequence ATGAGCGACTCCTCGGTCGGCGCCGCGCAGACCCGCCGACGGCAGATCGACGTCGACGCCCTCGCCGAGGCCGTGCTCGCCAACGAGCGGGCCGGCCTCGCGCGGGCCATCACGTTGGTCGAGTCGACCCGCGACGACCATCGGGAGCGGGCGCAGCAGTTGCTGCTGCGCCTGCTTCCCAACGCGGGCAACGCGATTCGTGTCGGTATCACCGGTGTGCCCGGTGTCGGCAAGTCGACCTTCATCGACGCGCTCGGCATGCATCTGCTCGAGCAGGGGCATCGGGTCGCGGTGCTGGCCGTCGACCCGTCGTCGACCCGCACGGGTGGTTCGATCCTCGGCGACAAGACACGGATGGCGCGGCTCGCGGTGCAGCGGGACGCCTACATCCGCCCGTCGCCCTCGGCCGGCACGCTCGGCGGGGTCGCGAAGGCCACCCGCGAGACGATGGTGCTGCTCGAGGCTGCCGGTTTCGACGTGATCCTCGTCGAGACCGTCGGTGTCGGACAGTCCGAGGTGACCGTCGCGAACATGGTCGACACCTTCTGCTTCCTGACCTTGGCCCGCACCGGCGACCAGCTGCAGGGCATCAAGAAGGGCGTGCTCGAACTCGCCGACCTCGTTGCCGTCAACAAGGCCGACGGGGAGTTCGAACGCGACGCGCGGGTCGCCGCCCGCGAACTCGCCGGCGCGATGCGCATGGTGCATCCGCACGACGCGATCTGGAAGCCACCGGTGATCACCATGAGCGGCATGACCGGCAATGGTCTGGACACCTTCTGGGATACCGTGCTCGAGCACAAGAAAGTGCTCACCGAGGCGGGCATGTTCGACGAGAACCGGCGCCGTCAGCAGGTGGACTGGACGTGGACGATGGTGCACGACCAGCTGTTGCGTCGTCTCGAGACCTCCCCGCGCGTGCGGGCGATCCGCAAGGACGTCGAGGCCGGGGTGCGCGACGGTTCGCTGACCGCCGCACTCGCCGCGCAACGCCTGCTCGACGCCTTCGACGGGGTGCACGACCCCGGAACGTCCGACGAGGACTCCTGA